The Trichosurus vulpecula isolate mTriVul1 chromosome 4, mTriVul1.pri, whole genome shotgun sequence genome contains a region encoding:
- the LOC118847133 gene encoding perilipin-3-like: MASSLLPIKGAGFRRENQMFWLIDEEKMLSEIQEEKQTLEELKATMEKYLPISPNEAIIQESSEEDGGYFRNMSSKDKGYFTSLSFLSSNLQPQAYKQALENIRGAKNNIRKLLYHLCEPIELTYQSKQGSEDGQNCHKALFELWIKWSRSPSKNVDGDTQLLEIQALNISQGIALKLQSAFMDLMPKVLGLPSSLQDKLQQACYDMQDFHTTFSLSNEFEDLDKHHLIQSQFRLTQAQGSIEESFCFLEGNIPSDWIVGPLCPTEYPFPKNEDAND; this comes from the exons ATGGCTTCATCACTACTTCCAATCAAAGGTGCTGGCTTCAGAAGAGAGAACCAAATGTT CTGGCTCATTGATGAAGAGAAAATGTTGTCCGAAATCCAAGAGGAGAAGCAAACACTAGAAGAATTAAAAGCGACTATGGAAAAATACCTCCCAATCTCACCAAATGAGGCTATTATCCAAGAATCTTCAGAGGAAGATGGAGGTTATTTTAGAAACATGTCTTCAAAAGACAAAGGTTACTTCACATCACTAAGTTTTCTCTCAAGCAACCTCCAGCCCCAGGCATATAAGCAGGCATTGGAAAATATCAGAGGTGCCAAGAACAACATCAGAAAACTCTTGTACCATCTCTGTGAACCAATTGAGTTGACTTATCAAAGCAAGCAAGGTTCTGAGGATGGGCAGAATTGCCATAAGGCCCTATTTGAGCTGTGGATCAAGTGGAGTAGGAGTCCGTCCAAAAATGTGGATGGTGATACACAGCTCCTGGAAATCCAAGCTCTGAACATTTCCCAAGGAATTGCCCTGAAATTACAGTCTGCCTTCATGGACCTTATGCCTAAAGTCTTAGGTCTCCCAAGCAGTCTACAAGACAAACTCCAACAGGCTTGTTATGACATGCAGGACTTTCATACCACCTTCTCCCTAAGTAATGAGTTTGAAGATCTAGATAAGCATCATCTGATCCAGAGCCAGTTTAGGCTGACCCAAGCCCAGGGAAGTATAGAAGAATCATTTTGTTTCCTAGAAGGTAATATTCCTTCAGATTGGATTGTGGGACCACTTTGCCCCACTGAATATCCCTTCCCAAAG